In Candidatus Pantoea floridensis, the genomic window TCGCTCACCGACTATAGTTATCGCTCAAGCGTGATGACAATAACCTCTACTTATTCTCGCCATTGAGAGAACTATGCGCCTGGCTACCCTTTTTCTTGTTGGTCTTTTCAGTTTCAACCTCGCAGCACATGCCGATGATGAAGATGGGCCAAGCCCGGAAGACATCAAAACGTTGTTCTTTGGTAAAGATAATCGCCAGGCGATACGCGACGTAAGTGCTGCGCCCTGGGATGCCATCGGTCAGTTAGAGACCGAAAGCGGCAATCTTTGTACCGCCACTTTGATTTCAGCCCATCTGGCATTGACTGCCGGCCACTGTTTGCTGGCGCCGCCGGGGAAATTTGATAAGCCGGTAGCGTTGCGCTTTATGGCCAGTGCGAAAGGTTGGCGTTATGAGATTCATGATATTGATGCGCGCGTAGAACCTTCGTTAGCACGCCGGTTGCAAGCTGACGGTGAAGGCTGGATCGTACCGCCAGCCGCCGCACCTTACGATTATGGGCTGGTTATTTTGCATAACCCACCGTCGGGTATTGTGCCGATTCCCCTGTTTGACGGCTCACGTGGTGATTTAACCGCCGCGCTCAAGACCACCGAGCGCAAAGTGACGCAGGCAGGTTACCCTGCCGATCATCTGGATACGCTCTATTCACACAGTGATTGTTTGATTACCGGTTGGGCGCAGCGTGCGGTGTTGTCGCATCAGTGCGATACCTTGCCGGGCGACAGCGGTTCACCGTTGCTGTTGAAAAATGGCGATGAGTGGCAGTTAATTGCGGTGCAGAGTTCGGCACCGGCACCGGCCGATCGTTATCGTGCCGATAACCGCGCGATTGCGGTGCCATCGTTTAAAGATAAGCTGGAAGAGTTGGCGCAGTAAGCTGCGGACGCTTTATTCCACTGCCCACCTTTTTCTCCTTAATGTGATATTGATGCCCGCATTGTAGGGTCGCCATTCATGGCGACCACCTCACATGCGAATCGCTTAACTCAGCTGCTCCATCGCCTGCAAAATACGCTTTTCCGAAATCGGATAAGGCGTACCCAGCTGCTGCGCGAAATAGCTAATCCTTAACTCTTCCAGCATCCAGCGAATCGCCTGCACTTCGGCATCATCCTGACGCTGCGGTGGCAATTTATTGCGCCAAATCTGCCATGCTTGTTCCACGGCCTGCACTTTCAACATCCGTGCGCGGTCGCTATGCGGATCAACCGGCAGTTTCTCCAGGCGTCGCTCAATACCCTGCAAATAACGTAGCGTATCGCTCAGATGCGACCAGCCGTTGCCGGTCACAAAACCGCGGTAGACCAAACCATTCATCTGCGCTTTGATATCGCCCAGCGCCAGCGCCAGCGACATATCCACACGTCCTTTCAGGAACTTATTGATATTGAATACGCACGTCAGAATCTGCTCAACCTGTTTGGCGATAGTGACAACGGTTTCATTCAGTTCAGCGCGCACTTTGTCGCGCAGCTGCTCAAAATTCTCCTGCTGCCACGCCGGACCGCCTGCCTCCGCCATCAGCTTATCCACGCCGCAGGCGATGCAGTCATCAATCAGCTCCAGCACTTTGCCATACGGGTTGAAGTACAAACCAAGCTTGGCTTTGTTCGGCAGCTTTTCGTGCAAATATTTCGTTGGTGATGGGATGTTCAGCAGCAGCAGACGACGCTGACCGCGCCACATCATTTTTTGCTGCTCTGCTTCGCTATCAAACAGGCGGATCGCCACGCTGTCTTTCTCATCGACCAGCGCAGGCCAGGCTTTAACCTGATAGCTACCGCGCTTCTGCTCATAACTTTGCGGTAAGTCGCCAAAGCTCCAGATATGCAAACCGCTCTGCTCTAAGCCATCGTCCGCCACTTTCGACAGCGTTTCTTGCACTTTGCCCTTCAGCAACAGCTTGAGCTGATGCAGATTTTTACCTTCCTGCAGCTTGCGATTATGTTCGTCAACGATACGGAACGTCATTTTCAGGTGCTCGGGCACCTGATCCCACTGCCAGGCGTCGCGGTCGATGGTGACGCCGGTCATGCGGCGGAATTCACGCTCCAGCGCATCCAGTAGCGGCTGCTCCATCGCGGTAACGCGGCCGAGGAATGCTTCAGCGTAGTTGGGCGCGGGTACCAGATTACGGCGCACCGGTTTCGGCAACGATTTAATCAGCGCAATCACCAGTTCACGGCGCACGCCCGGAATCTGCCATTCAAAACCCGTGTCTTCAATTTGGTTCAACAGCGGCAGCGGAATGTGCACCGTCACGCCATCGGCATCCGCGCCCGGCTCAAACTGGTAGCTCAGTTTGAGCTTCAGGTTGCCCTGATGCCAGAAGTTGGGGTAATCGAGCTGGCTGACTTTATCCGCACCGTCCTTGATCAGCATTTGCTTATCAAAGCTCAGCAGATCCGGATTCTCTTTGCTGGCCTGTTTCCACCAGCTATCGAAATGGCGCGCCGATACCACCTCGCTGCCAATGCGACGATCGTAGAAAGCGAACAGCGTTTCGTCATCAACCAGGATGTCACGACGGCGTGATTTGTGCTCAAGATCTTCAATTTCGTTACGCAGTTTCAGGTTATTGCGGAAGAACGCATGGCGCGTATGCCAATCGCCTTCCACCAGCGCATGACGGATAAACAACTCGCGGCTCAGCTGCGGATCGATACGGCTGTAGTTAACCTTGCGCGCCTGCACAATCGCCAGGCCATAGAGCGTCACTTTCTCCGTCGCCATGACCGCGCCCTGCGCTTTTTCCCAGTGCGGTTCACTGTAGCTGCGCTTGATCAGATGCTGCGCCAGCGGCTCGATCCACTCGGGATCGATACGCGCGGCAACGCGCCCCCACAAGCGGCTGGTTTCCACCAGTTCCGCCACCATGGTCCACTTCGGCGGCTTCTTAAACAGACCGGAACCCGGGAAGATGGAGAAGCGCGCGTTGCGAGCGCCAGTAAATTCCTGTTTCTCATTGTCTTTCTGACCAATGTGCGACAGCAAGCCGGTGAGCAAAGCACAGTGCACTTCGCGATAAGGCGCGGGTTCGCTATTGACCGGCATGCCTTGTTCCCGCACCACCTGACGCAGCTGAGTGTAGATATCCTGCCATTCGCGCACGCGCAAATAGTTAAGGAATTCGGTTTTACACAGGCGGCGGAAGTGATTGCTGGAGAGCGCTTTTTGCTGCT contains:
- a CDS encoding trypsin-like serine peptidase → MRLATLFLVGLFSFNLAAHADDEDGPSPEDIKTLFFGKDNRQAIRDVSAAPWDAIGQLETESGNLCTATLISAHLALTAGHCLLAPPGKFDKPVALRFMASAKGWRYEIHDIDARVEPSLARRLQADGEGWIVPPAAAPYDYGLVILHNPPSGIVPIPLFDGSRGDLTAALKTTERKVTQAGYPADHLDTLYSHSDCLITGWAQRAVLSHQCDTLPGDSGSPLLLKNGDEWQLIAVQSSAPAPADRYRADNRAIAVPSFKDKLEELAQ
- the hrpA gene encoding ATP-dependent RNA helicase HrpA: MSSPAPTSLASLWTRLDNLMLRDGQRLRRRLQGAAKVKNPDAQRGIVAELEPEFAAAEQRIAQRTAATPRITFPENLPVSQKQQDIADAIREHQVVIVAGETGSGKTTQLPKICLALGRGVKGLIGHTQPRRLAARTVANRIADELETSLGGTIGYKVRFNDQVSETTQVKLMTDGILLAEIQQDRLLLQYDTIIIDEAHERSLNIDFLLGYLRELLPRRPDLKVIITSATIDPQRFSRHFHNAPVIEVSGRTYPVEVRYRPMVEDAEDTDRDQLQAIFDAVDELGQESRGDILIFMSGEREIRDTADALMKRDIPHTEILPLYARLSNAEQNRVFQSHSGRRIVLATNVAETSLTVPGIKYVIDPGTARISRYSFRTKVQRLPIEPISQASANQRKGRCGRVSEGICIRLYSEDDFLSRPEFTDPEILRTNLASVILQMTALGLGDIAAFPFVEAPDKRNIQDGVRLLEELGAITLSEDETYKLTPSGRQLAQLPVDPRLARMVLEAQKFGCVREAMIITAALSIQDPRERPSDKQQASDEKHRRFADKESDFLAFVNLWNYLQEQQKALSSNHFRRLCKTEFLNYLRVREWQDIYTQLRQVVREQGMPVNSEPAPYREVHCALLTGLLSHIGQKDNEKQEFTGARNARFSIFPGSGLFKKPPKWTMVAELVETSRLWGRVAARIDPEWIEPLAQHLIKRSYSEPHWEKAQGAVMATEKVTLYGLAIVQARKVNYSRIDPQLSRELFIRHALVEGDWHTRHAFFRNNLKLRNEIEDLEHKSRRRDILVDDETLFAFYDRRIGSEVVSARHFDSWWKQASKENPDLLSFDKQMLIKDGADKVSQLDYPNFWHQGNLKLKLSYQFEPGADADGVTVHIPLPLLNQIEDTGFEWQIPGVRRELVIALIKSLPKPVRRNLVPAPNYAEAFLGRVTAMEQPLLDALEREFRRMTGVTIDRDAWQWDQVPEHLKMTFRIVDEHNRKLQEGKNLHQLKLLLKGKVQETLSKVADDGLEQSGLHIWSFGDLPQSYEQKRGSYQVKAWPALVDEKDSVAIRLFDSEAEQQKMMWRGQRRLLLLNIPSPTKYLHEKLPNKAKLGLYFNPYGKVLELIDDCIACGVDKLMAEAGGPAWQQENFEQLRDKVRAELNETVVTIAKQVEQILTCVFNINKFLKGRVDMSLALALGDIKAQMNGLVYRGFVTGNGWSHLSDTLRYLQGIERRLEKLPVDPHSDRARMLKVQAVEQAWQIWRNKLPPQRQDDAEVQAIRWMLEELRISYFAQQLGTPYPISEKRILQAMEQLS